One region of Streptomyces sp. CG4 genomic DNA includes:
- the nuoK gene encoding NADH-quinone oxidoreductase subunit NuoK, producing MHLAYPAVLSALLFCTGLYGVLARRNAILVLMSVELMLNAVNLNLVAFDVWLSRAAKENLHSGQALTLFTIAIAAAEIGIGLAIVLAVYRNRGTSDIDKLRDTAEGPDTAGPDTEGPGTSAAEKAEATA from the coding sequence ATGCACCTCGCCTACCCCGCCGTACTCTCCGCCCTCCTCTTCTGCACCGGCCTGTACGGCGTCCTCGCCCGCCGCAACGCCATCCTGGTCCTCATGTCGGTCGAGCTGATGCTCAACGCCGTCAACCTCAACCTGGTCGCCTTCGACGTCTGGCTCAGCCGGGCCGCCAAGGAGAACCTGCACTCCGGCCAGGCGCTGACGCTGTTCACCATCGCCATCGCCGCCGCCGAGATCGGCATCGGCCTGGCGATCGTGCTCGCCGTCTACCGCAACCGCGGCACCTCCGACATCGACAAGCTCCGCGACACCGCCGAGGGCCCCGACACGGCCGGTCCCGACACCGAGGGCCCCGGCACCTCCGCGGCCGAGAAGGCTGAGGCCACCGCGTGA
- a CDS encoding complex I subunit 1 family protein, protein MNGALDVALRLLVVFVVFLTFPLIVGQTEHKVMAHMQGRLGPMYAGGFHGWAQLIADGVKFAQKEDVVPAGADRRVFQLAPAVALLPYLLVLLAIPIGPSEGAVGQVLDAGVFFVLAVMGVGVLGSLMAGWASANKFSLLGGLRTAAQLLAYELPMLLAAASVAMAAGTVSLPGILHSFHWWWVPWQLVGAVVFFVAGLAELQRPPFDMPVADSEIIFGAYTEYTGLRFALFLLAEYAGIVVLCGLTTVLFLGGWHGPWGADGLGWVWTLLKAAILAFLVIWLRVTYPRLREDQLQKLSWTLLVPLSLAQIALTGIVKVVIS, encoded by the coding sequence GTGAACGGCGCGCTGGACGTCGCCCTGCGACTCCTGGTCGTGTTCGTCGTCTTCCTCACCTTCCCGCTGATCGTCGGCCAGACCGAGCACAAGGTGATGGCTCATATGCAGGGCCGCCTCGGCCCGATGTACGCGGGCGGTTTCCACGGCTGGGCCCAGCTCATCGCCGACGGCGTGAAGTTCGCGCAGAAGGAGGACGTGGTCCCGGCCGGTGCTGACCGCCGTGTCTTCCAACTCGCCCCCGCCGTCGCCCTGCTGCCGTACCTCCTCGTCCTGCTCGCCATCCCGATCGGCCCGAGCGAGGGCGCCGTCGGGCAGGTCCTGGACGCGGGCGTGTTCTTCGTGCTCGCGGTGATGGGTGTCGGCGTGCTCGGCTCGCTCATGGCCGGCTGGGCCAGCGCGAACAAGTTCTCCCTCCTCGGCGGTCTGCGCACCGCCGCCCAGCTGCTCGCCTACGAACTCCCGATGCTGCTCGCCGCAGCCTCGGTCGCCATGGCCGCGGGAACGGTCTCCCTGCCCGGCATCCTGCACTCCTTCCACTGGTGGTGGGTGCCCTGGCAGCTCGTCGGCGCGGTCGTCTTCTTCGTCGCCGGACTCGCCGAACTGCAGCGCCCGCCGTTCGACATGCCCGTCGCCGACTCGGAGATCATCTTCGGCGCGTACACCGAGTACACGGGCCTGCGTTTCGCGCTCTTCCTGCTCGCCGAGTACGCCGGCATCGTCGTCCTGTGCGGCCTGACCACCGTCCTCTTCCTGGGCGGCTGGCACGGCCCCTGGGGTGCCGACGGCCTCGGCTGGGTCTGGACCCTGCTGAAGGCCGCGATCCTCGCCTTCCTCGTCATCTGGCTCCGCGTCACCTACCCCCGCCTGCGCGAGGACCAGCTCCAGAAGCTCTCCTGGACCCTCCTCGTCCCCCTCTCCCTCGCCCAGATCGCCCTCACCGGCATCGTCAAGGTGGTGATCTCGTAA
- a CDS encoding NADH-quinone oxidoreductase subunit I, which translates to MAVPPTPSRSRIPGSGLAKGLAVTLRTMTRKSVTEQYPEAQPELPPRTRGVIGLFEENCTVCMLCARECPDWCIYIDSHKETVPPTAPGGRERSRNVLDRFAIDFSLCMYCGICIEVCPFDALFWSPEFEYAETDIHDLTHERDKLREWMWTVPAPPALDPAAEEPKEIAAARKTAEKLAAAQAEPGEGDA; encoded by the coding sequence ATGGCTGTGCCGCCCACGCCCTCCCGTTCCCGCATCCCAGGCTCCGGCCTCGCCAAGGGTCTGGCCGTCACCCTGCGCACGATGACCAGGAAGTCGGTCACGGAGCAGTACCCGGAAGCCCAGCCCGAACTGCCGCCCCGCACCCGCGGGGTGATCGGCCTGTTCGAGGAGAACTGCACGGTCTGCATGCTCTGCGCCCGTGAGTGCCCGGACTGGTGCATCTACATCGACTCCCACAAGGAGACGGTCCCGCCGACCGCCCCCGGCGGCCGCGAGCGCAGCCGCAACGTCCTCGACCGGTTCGCCATCGACTTCTCCCTGTGCATGTACTGCGGTATCTGCATCGAGGTCTGTCCTTTCGACGCGCTGTTCTGGTCCCCGGAGTTCGAGTACGCCGAGACCGACATCCACGACCTCACCCACGAACGGGACAAACTCCGCGAGTGGATGTGGACCGTCCCGGCCCCGCCGGCCCTGGACCCCGCCGCCGAGGAGCCGAAGGAGATCGCCGCCGCCCGCAAGACCGCCGAGAAGCTGGCGGCCGCGCAGGCCGAACCGGGGGAGGGCGACGCGTGA
- a CDS encoding NADH-quinone oxidoreductase subunit C → MSTVGWLPAPVEDLFGTDATAEESYDLLTVDVPPSSWLTALETARTTLGCTYFDWLSAVDEPGTGFRVSAHVVALHPVRRLLVRTTVPHEAPTLPSAVGVYAGAAWHERETHEMFGVRFEGHPSLEHLLLPENFEGHPLRKDFILAARVAKAWPGAKEPGEPAAGAAHGGPKRRQMLPPGVPDPNEWGPLKGQLPPAPARPARAAGAGAAARAAGERPARTAADRPVRRTRTAAEGSASQTTPTTPTEPTGEAVAGAGGAGGAGGAGGAPGAGASAGARPRRMRSAGQGSVSQTATRGEADTGPTTEGSSAGSAGSAESAGSAAVQASGPAPASPRRARSASEGSASQRAEAQPPGPEPEQEQPPAPTQEQTPAEPEGTARRSTAPRSSDAPWHHARPAFDEPTPLQEPKPVPEPKPVPEPKPVPEPKLTPEPEPEPEPEPEPGPQREQSEPNPEPGREPEPERPESQSGRVERPVAETPDDHPTGGPQ, encoded by the coding sequence ATGAGCACGGTCGGCTGGCTGCCCGCCCCGGTCGAGGACCTCTTCGGTACGGACGCCACGGCCGAGGAGTCGTACGACCTCCTGACCGTGGACGTACCCCCGTCCTCCTGGCTCACCGCCCTGGAGACGGCCCGTACGACCCTGGGCTGCACCTACTTCGACTGGCTGAGCGCGGTCGACGAACCGGGCACGGGCTTCCGCGTCTCGGCCCACGTCGTCGCCCTGCACCCGGTCCGCCGCCTCCTCGTCCGTACGACCGTCCCGCACGAGGCGCCGACGCTGCCCTCCGCCGTCGGCGTCTACGCGGGCGCCGCCTGGCACGAGCGCGAGACCCACGAGATGTTCGGCGTCCGCTTCGAAGGCCATCCCTCGCTCGAACACCTCCTCCTCCCCGAGAACTTCGAGGGCCACCCCCTCCGCAAGGACTTCATCCTCGCCGCCCGCGTCGCCAAGGCCTGGCCCGGCGCGAAGGAGCCCGGGGAGCCTGCGGCGGGTGCGGCGCACGGTGGCCCCAAGCGCCGCCAGATGCTGCCCCCGGGCGTCCCCGACCCCAACGAGTGGGGCCCCCTGAAGGGCCAGCTCCCCCCAGCCCCGGCCCGCCCGGCGCGCGCCGCGGGTGCGGGTGCGGCGGCGCGCGCCGCCGGTGAGCGCCCGGCCCGCACAGCCGCGGACCGCCCGGTACGACGCACCCGCACGGCAGCAGAGGGCTCGGCAAGCCAGACAACACCGACCACACCGACCGAGCCGACCGGTGAGGCTGTCGCGGGTGCTGGGGGTGCTGGGGGTGCTGGGGGTGCTGGGGGTGCCCCGGGTGCCGGTGCCTCTGCCGGTGCGCGGCCGCGCCGGATGCGGAGCGCGGGCCAGGGCTCGGTGAGCCAGACGGCGACGCGGGGCGAGGCCGACACCGGCCCGACGACGGAAGGCTCGTCCGCCGGGTCTGCCGGTTCCGCCGAGTCCGCTGGGTCCGCCGCGGTGCAGGCATCCGGTCCGGCACCGGCCAGTCCGCGCCGTGCCCGCAGCGCCTCGGAGGGCTCGGCCTCACAACGGGCCGAGGCCCAGCCGCCGGGGCCGGAGCCGGAGCAGGAGCAGCCGCCTGCGCCCACGCAGGAACAGACACCGGCGGAACCGGAGGGTACGGCCCGCCGCAGCACCGCCCCGCGCAGCTCGGACGCTCCGTGGCACCACGCCCGGCCGGCCTTCGACGAGCCGACGCCGCTGCAGGAACCCAAGCCGGTACCGGAGCCCAAGCCGGTACCGGAGCCCAAGCCGGTACCGGAGCCCAAGCTGACGCCGGAGCCGGAGCCGGAGCCGGAGCCGGAGCCGGAGCCTGGACCGCAACGCGAGCAATCTGAGCCGAATCCCGAACCCGGGCGCGAGCCCGAACCCGAGCGGCCGGAGTCGCAGAGCGGGCGAGTCGAACGACCCGTCGCCGAAACCCCCGACGACCACCCCACAGGAGGCCCGCAGTGA
- a CDS encoding NADH-quinone oxidoreductase subunit L: protein MTTTTLAVLVPLLPFLGAVAGLLLGRTAPGFVRPLAVLPPLASLVLAALVAVRQGGDQAVDTHAELTPTGSVPIELALHIDGFAALVAILVAFVAACVQIYSTGYLRDDPRYPSYAALVSLFSSAMLLVVYSGDLIVLLVGWEVMGICSYFLVGHYWETPEARAASLKAFLVTKLGDVPFLIGLFALATDAGSFRITRVLGTVASGNLHHPTLIALLLLAGVAGKSAQFPLHTWLPDAMAGPTPVSALIHAATMVAAGVYFIARLLPVFEASQAAMIVLAVMAAVTMAGSALAALAQDDIKRVLAYSTIGQLGYMTGALAVGDRGAAVFHLLSHGAFKALLFLAAGVIIHAAGTNSLAAMSRMRGLRDRVPDAYWTMTVALLALAAIPPFSGFFSKESVLGAAEHVATGNTDHAPGAAGWIVLVAGLLTALLTAAYAARLWLLAFRGRGAEAPDHGRQPLTMTVVLWVLAVPSLAFGGLAYRSLPGWFDGRDLTPTLLTSILGTGLAVVGGLLTYGAWQRTSALAARVPAAPTPSFAWEHLQGEAAAHPEGDASLVEAHALADHGPADLAHAPDPGRLLLGPLYRPAAAGFHLDAVYTALFVRPVQAGASLVRFLDSEVVDTYVRGAAALPRLLGAAVRRAQTGNVQTYVSALLAGTVVLAVAVVLVATGA from the coding sequence GTGACCACGACCACCCTCGCCGTCCTCGTCCCCCTCCTGCCGTTCCTGGGCGCCGTCGCCGGACTGCTGCTCGGCCGCACCGCCCCAGGGTTCGTCCGCCCGCTCGCCGTGCTGCCGCCACTGGCCTCGCTCGTCCTGGCCGCACTGGTCGCTGTACGCCAGGGCGGCGACCAGGCCGTCGACACACACGCCGAGCTGACGCCCACTGGTTCGGTCCCGATCGAGCTGGCGCTGCACATCGACGGCTTCGCCGCGCTCGTCGCGATCCTGGTCGCGTTCGTCGCGGCCTGCGTGCAGATCTACTCGACGGGCTATCTGCGCGACGACCCGCGCTACCCCTCGTACGCCGCCCTCGTCTCCCTGTTCAGCTCCGCGATGCTCCTGGTCGTCTACTCCGGCGACCTGATCGTGCTGCTGGTCGGCTGGGAAGTCATGGGCATCTGTTCCTACTTCCTGGTCGGCCACTACTGGGAGACCCCGGAGGCCCGCGCCGCCTCCCTGAAGGCCTTCCTGGTCACCAAGCTCGGCGACGTGCCGTTCCTCATCGGCCTGTTCGCGCTGGCCACCGACGCAGGGTCCTTCCGCATCACCCGCGTCCTCGGCACCGTGGCGAGCGGCAACCTGCACCACCCGACCCTGATCGCCCTGCTGCTCCTCGCGGGCGTCGCGGGCAAGTCGGCGCAGTTCCCGCTGCATACCTGGCTGCCGGACGCGATGGCGGGCCCCACGCCCGTCTCGGCGCTGATCCACGCCGCGACGATGGTCGCCGCCGGTGTCTACTTCATCGCCCGGCTCCTCCCCGTGTTCGAGGCCTCCCAGGCCGCGATGATCGTCCTGGCCGTCATGGCCGCCGTCACGATGGCCGGCTCGGCGCTCGCCGCGCTCGCCCAGGACGACATCAAGCGCGTCCTCGCCTACTCGACGATCGGCCAGCTCGGCTACATGACCGGCGCCCTCGCCGTCGGTGACCGCGGTGCCGCGGTCTTCCACCTCCTGTCCCACGGCGCCTTCAAGGCGCTGCTGTTCCTCGCGGCCGGCGTGATCATCCACGCCGCCGGCACCAACTCGCTGGCCGCCATGTCCCGTATGCGCGGACTGCGCGACCGCGTCCCGGACGCCTACTGGACGATGACCGTGGCACTCCTCGCACTTGCCGCGATCCCGCCGTTCAGCGGTTTCTTCTCCAAGGAGTCCGTCCTCGGTGCCGCCGAGCACGTCGCCACCGGGAACACCGACCACGCGCCCGGCGCCGCCGGCTGGATCGTCCTCGTCGCCGGCCTGCTCACCGCCCTGCTCACCGCCGCCTACGCGGCCCGGCTGTGGCTGCTGGCCTTCCGCGGCCGGGGCGCCGAGGCCCCCGACCACGGTCGCCAGCCGCTGACGATGACCGTGGTGCTGTGGGTGCTCGCCGTGCCGTCCCTGGCCTTCGGCGGGCTCGCCTACCGCTCGCTGCCCGGCTGGTTCGACGGCCGCGACCTGACCCCGACCCTGCTCACCTCCATCCTCGGCACCGGCCTCGCCGTGGTCGGCGGGCTGCTCACCTACGGCGCCTGGCAGCGCACCAGCGCGCTCGCCGCCCGTGTCCCGGCAGCGCCCACGCCCTCCTTCGCGTGGGAGCACCTCCAGGGCGAGGCCGCCGCACACCCGGAGGGCGACGCGAGCCTGGTCGAGGCCCACGCCCTCGCCGACCACGGGCCGGCCGACCTCGCCCACGCACCCGACCCCGGCCGACTGCTCCTCGGCCCGCTGTACCGGCCCGCGGCCGCCGGTTTCCACCTGGACGCCGTGTACACGGCACTGTTCGTCCGCCCGGTCCAGGCCGGAGCGAGCCTCGTTCGCTTCCTCGACAGCGAGGTCGTCGACACCTACGTACGCGGCGCCGCCGCCCTGCCCCGGCTGCTCGGGGCAGCCGTACGGCGGGCGCAGACCGGCAATGTGCAGACCTATGTGAGCGCGCTGCTCGCCGGCACCGTCGTCCTGGCGGTCGCCGTCGTCCTCGTCGCCACGGGAGCGTGA
- a CDS encoding NADH-quinone oxidoreductase subunit J — MSLAAAQHGFLSPTGVEIAFLLVGLATFGAALVTVTTRQLVHAALWLVVALGGLAVEYLLLTAEFIAWVQVLIYVGSVVVLLLFGLMLTKAPIGRSPDADSGNRWAALTVAVAAAVALVWVVVDAFRTTWIDLNGPAAGSTRVTGESLFRTWVLPFEALSVLLLAALVGAIVLSRKAKAEPSPPPVNSRAVTESSPSATDSGIHPAEKEGAR; from the coding sequence CTGAGCCTGGCCGCGGCCCAGCACGGCTTCCTGTCCCCGACCGGCGTCGAGATCGCCTTCCTCCTCGTCGGCCTGGCCACCTTCGGCGCCGCGCTGGTCACCGTCACCACCCGCCAGCTGGTGCACGCCGCCCTGTGGCTGGTGGTCGCGCTCGGCGGCCTCGCCGTCGAATACCTCCTCCTCACCGCCGAGTTCATCGCCTGGGTGCAGGTCCTCATCTATGTCGGTTCCGTCGTCGTTCTCCTTCTGTTCGGTCTGATGCTCACCAAGGCGCCCATCGGCCGCTCCCCCGACGCCGACTCCGGCAACCGCTGGGCCGCCCTGACCGTGGCGGTCGCCGCCGCCGTCGCCCTGGTGTGGGTGGTCGTCGACGCCTTCCGTACCACCTGGATCGATCTGAACGGCCCCGCAGCCGGCAGTACTCGAGTCACCGGCGAGAGCCTCTTCCGGACCTGGGTACTGCCCTTCGAGGCCCTGTCCGTCCTCCTCCTCGCGGCACTGGTCGGCGCGATCGTCCTGTCCCGCAAGGCGAAGGCGGAGCCGAGCCCTCCCCCTGTGAACTCCCGGGCGGTCACCGAGAGTTCCCCTTCCGCCACGGATTCCGGAATTCACCCGGCCGAGAAGGAAGGCGCCCGCTGA